Proteins encoded in a region of the Chitinispirillum alkaliphilum genome:
- a CDS encoding Acyl carrier protein, with the protein MSEMESKIKEIIAEKLGVSEDKINPQASFVDDLGADSLDQVELIMAFEDAFDVEIPDEDAEKMRTVKDATEYLSSKV; encoded by the coding sequence GTGAGCGAGATGGAATCAAAAATCAAAGAGATTATTGCCGAAAAGCTTGGTGTAAGTGAAGACAAAATCAACCCACAGGCTTCATTTGTGGATGATCTTGGAGCTGATTCACTGGATCAGGTTGAGCTCATCATGGCTTTTGAGGACGCATTCGATGTTGAAATTCCGGATGAAGATGCGGAAAAAATGCGCACTGTAAAGGATGCTACAGAATACCTCAGCAGCAAAGTCTGA
- a CDS encoding 3-oxoacyl-[acyl-carrier protein] reductase encodes MIDLSSKKALVTGSGRGIGREIALRLAQAGCDVAVSDIDQETAKSTAEEIKALGRQSIAVSADVSKAEDVKNMFDSVTGEFSSLDILVNNAGITRDTLILKMKESDWDAVIDINLKSAFLCCREAVRPMMKARSGKIINIASVVGLMGNAGQANYSASKAGMIGLTKTLAKEFGARGVNVNAIAPGFIKTAMTDKLSDADREKLTSAIPMKKLGSALDVSNAVLFLSSSLSDYITGQVLTVDGGLVM; translated from the coding sequence GTGATTGATCTTTCTTCGAAAAAAGCGCTTGTAACCGGATCCGGTCGCGGGATAGGCCGTGAGATTGCATTGCGGCTTGCTCAGGCTGGCTGTGATGTGGCGGTAAGTGATATTGATCAGGAGACCGCAAAGAGCACCGCTGAGGAGATTAAGGCTTTGGGTCGTCAGTCTATAGCGGTTTCAGCAGATGTGTCAAAGGCTGAGGATGTAAAAAACATGTTTGACAGTGTGACAGGGGAGTTTTCTTCACTGGATATACTGGTAAACAATGCCGGTATCACAAGAGACACACTCATCTTAAAAATGAAAGAGAGTGACTGGGATGCGGTTATCGATATCAATCTGAAAAGTGCATTCCTTTGCTGCCGTGAAGCAGTGCGCCCGATGATGAAGGCAAGAAGTGGCAAGATAATAAATATCGCTTCAGTGGTTGGGTTGATGGGTAATGCGGGTCAGGCAAACTATTCAGCTTCAAAGGCTGGTATGATTGGTCTGACCAAGACACTGGCAAAAGAGTTTGGAGCCCGCGGTGTAAATGTCAACGCCATTGCTCCCGGATTTATTAAAACCGCAATGACAGACAAATTAAGTGATGCAGACAGGGAAAAATTAACTTCAGCTATTCCTATGAAGAAGCTTGGATCTGCGCTGGATGTCTCCAATGCAGTGCTGTTTCTCAGTTCTTCACTTTCGGATTATATAACAGGGCAGGTTCTTACAGTTGATGGTGGACTTGTCATGTAG
- a CDS encoding Malonyl CoA-acyl carrier protein transacylase: protein MKTTFLFPGQGSQSVGMGSDLCDSFESAKERFGQADSILGRNLSSIILDGPAEQLTATQNTQPALFTIESAITDILTQKGIRPDFVAGHSLGEYSALYAAGVITFEDGLKLVAKRGEIMSGVGKETPGAMAAVIGLEKEKIKEVLSGVQVGVVVTANENSPDQTVISGEVEAVKEACGKLKEAGAKRAILLPVSGAFHSPLMKSAAEAFEKVLEPVKFSDARCPVITNVRAKTETDAQALKGLLVKQLVSPVRWVESMHTLSSLETESVLEVGPGIVLKGLGRKCKPAINVVPCGSVENIYSLLT from the coding sequence ATGAAGACCACTTTTCTTTTCCCCGGTCAGGGATCCCAGTCAGTGGGAATGGGCAGTGATTTGTGCGATTCGTTTGAAAGTGCAAAAGAACGTTTCGGGCAGGCAGATTCAATTTTGGGGAGAAATCTTTCTTCGATTATCCTTGATGGTCCTGCAGAGCAACTTACCGCAACCCAAAACACTCAGCCTGCACTGTTTACCATTGAAAGCGCAATAACCGATATACTGACACAAAAAGGAATCAGGCCCGATTTTGTAGCCGGCCATTCACTTGGGGAGTACAGTGCGCTGTATGCTGCAGGTGTTATCACGTTTGAGGATGGGCTTAAGCTTGTGGCCAAAAGAGGGGAGATCATGTCCGGTGTGGGAAAGGAGACACCGGGTGCGATGGCTGCAGTTATTGGGTTGGAGAAGGAGAAGATAAAGGAGGTTTTGTCTGGCGTTCAGGTCGGTGTTGTGGTGACAGCAAATGAGAATTCACCAGACCAGACAGTGATTTCCGGCGAAGTTGAAGCGGTAAAGGAGGCGTGCGGAAAACTTAAGGAAGCGGGCGCAAAGCGTGCGATACTTCTGCCTGTCAGTGGTGCGTTTCACTCTCCCTTAATGAAAAGTGCTGCCGAGGCTTTTGAGAAAGTACTTGAACCCGTAAAGTTCTCGGATGCCAGATGTCCTGTTATTACCAATGTAAGGGCTAAAACTGAAACCGATGCTCAGGCCCTCAAGGGACTTTTGGTTAAACAGCTTGTTTCACCCGTAAGATGGGTTGAATCTATGCACACTCTCTCCTCGCTTGAAACAGAATCTGTTCTGGAAGTCGGGCCGGGAATTGTTCTAAAGGGATTGGGCAGGAAATGCAAGCCTGCGATAAATGTTGTTCCCTGCGGGAGTGTTGAAAACATATATTCTCTGCTAACATAA
- a CDS encoding 3-oxoacyl-[acyl-carrier-protein] synthase, KASIII, with amino-acid sequence MSIAKTGVHVKSVGCCVPEQILTNKDIESFLDTSDEWITTRTGIKQRHIVPKNNPTSAAELGAKAAQSALKRAGMSPSDIDGIVCATFTPDYFFPSTACKIQAALGIEQAFGFDVSAACAGFIYAMTVANNMIRGGQAKNMLVIGTEVISKTLDWNDRNTCILFGDGAGAVVISAQEDSSRGILSSYIASDGSHGDILKLPAWGEDRCMSMNGNEVFKHAVRLMSDSAQRILTEADISLDQIDLIIPHQANIRIIKALSSQLKFPMEKIITNMDRYGNTSSASIPLALNQAWDEGRIKEGTKVLFTCIGGGLTVGSSLVIF; translated from the coding sequence GTGAGTATAGCAAAAACTGGTGTTCATGTTAAATCTGTGGGTTGCTGCGTACCTGAGCAGATCCTCACAAACAAAGATATAGAAAGTTTCCTGGATACATCCGATGAGTGGATCACAACCCGTACCGGCATAAAGCAAAGGCATATTGTTCCAAAGAACAATCCAACTTCCGCTGCAGAGCTTGGTGCCAAAGCGGCACAGAGTGCATTGAAGAGAGCGGGAATGAGCCCTTCAGATATCGACGGCATCGTGTGCGCAACTTTCACCCCCGATTATTTCTTCCCGTCAACTGCATGCAAAATCCAGGCTGCCTTGGGGATAGAGCAGGCTTTTGGGTTTGATGTGAGTGCTGCCTGTGCTGGTTTTATCTATGCTATGACTGTAGCAAACAACATGATACGGGGCGGGCAGGCAAAAAACATGCTTGTTATCGGAACTGAGGTTATATCCAAAACTCTGGACTGGAATGACAGAAACACCTGCATCCTTTTTGGGGATGGTGCTGGTGCTGTTGTTATATCTGCTCAGGAGGACAGTTCCAGAGGGATACTTTCAAGCTATATTGCAAGTGACGGATCACATGGAGATATCCTTAAGCTCCCGGCCTGGGGTGAGGACAGGTGCATGAGCATGAACGGCAATGAAGTGTTCAAGCATGCGGTGAGACTGATGTCCGACTCGGCTCAGAGAATTTTAACCGAAGCTGATATCTCTCTCGATCAGATCGATCTGATTATACCTCATCAGGCAAACATCAGAATAATAAAGGCCCTCTCTTCCCAGCTGAAATTTCCCATGGAAAAGATAATTACCAATATGGATAGATATGGAAACACCTCTTCTGCCTCCATACCTCTTGCACTGAATCAGGCATGGGATGAAGGGAGAATAAAAGAGGGGACCAAAGTGCTCTTCACCTGTATAGGGGGTGGGCTTACGGTTGGAAGTTCCCTTGTAATCTTTTGA
- a CDS encoding Phosphate:acyl-ACP acyltransferase PlsX: MSTRRISIDAQSGDFGAKVIIRGVIEAQCCAAYPFIAHLCGDSGEICRVLDELEGEFSFDRSKYIVEHCTEKISSLENRSRVWRTHSNSSIIRCITLQKERVVDASVSAGDSGILIGAAQFLLGRSENVKRPALAALIPTAGKKPVLLLDVGANLNCRAEHLVSFASMGSSYMKRLFDLKAPAVSLLNIGKESSKGPVCIQDAAKILLQHRSVNYEGYIEGNRVLSGDADVVVCDGFSGNVLLKASESFYSLTASVLKQDPELLGKLVRKMEALNPENYGAVPFLGIKGTVLKAHGGSSSQAFRNAVLTALKTVESDNAH; the protein is encoded by the coding sequence ATGAGCACAAGAAGAATTTCCATTGATGCGCAAAGTGGGGATTTCGGTGCGAAGGTGATAATCAGAGGTGTTATAGAAGCACAATGTTGTGCTGCTTATCCCTTTATCGCTCATTTATGTGGTGATTCCGGAGAGATCTGCCGTGTGCTCGATGAACTTGAAGGGGAATTCTCTTTTGATCGTTCCAAATATATCGTTGAACACTGTACAGAAAAAATCTCTTCTCTGGAAAACCGCTCCAGGGTGTGGAGGACGCACAGCAATTCTTCGATAATAAGGTGCATCACCTTGCAGAAAGAGCGTGTGGTTGATGCATCTGTCAGTGCAGGGGACAGTGGAATATTGATTGGTGCAGCACAGTTTCTGTTGGGGCGCAGCGAAAATGTAAAGCGGCCTGCACTCGCTGCACTTATTCCTACTGCGGGGAAAAAACCGGTTCTTCTGCTTGATGTCGGGGCTAATCTGAATTGCCGTGCAGAACATCTGGTCTCATTTGCCTCGATGGGAAGCTCTTATATGAAAAGGTTGTTCGATCTGAAAGCTCCCGCGGTTTCTCTTCTGAATATCGGAAAAGAATCTTCAAAGGGGCCCGTCTGTATTCAGGATGCCGCAAAGATTCTGCTTCAACACAGAAGTGTTAATTACGAGGGGTATATCGAGGGGAATCGTGTGTTGTCGGGTGATGCAGATGTGGTGGTATGTGATGGGTTTTCCGGAAATGTTCTTTTAAAGGCAAGTGAAAGTTTCTATTCACTAACAGCTTCCGTTTTAAAGCAAGATCCTGAATTGCTTGGAAAACTGGTCAGGAAAATGGAAGCTTTGAACCCTGAGAATTACGGTGCAGTTCCGTTTCTCGGTATAAAAGGAACTGTTCTAAAGGCACACGGGGGATCTTCAAGTCAAGCATTCAGAAACGCAGTCCTTACTGCCTTGAAAACTGTGGAAAGTGACAATGCTCATTAG
- a CDS encoding 50S ribosomal protein L32p yields MAIPKKRVTSARRDKRRSHLAIKPVKPVLCSHCKQPKVAHRVCGSCGHYAGMEVQESEE; encoded by the coding sequence GTGGCAATACCTAAAAAGAGAGTAACAAGCGCTCGCAGGGATAAGCGTCGCAGTCATCTGGCAATCAAACCAGTAAAACCCGTGCTGTGCTCACACTGCAAGCAGCCAAAAGTTGCCCACCGTGTTTGCGGCAGTTGCGGTCACTATGCAGGGATGGAAGTGCAGGAGTCAGAAGAGTAG
- a CDS encoding metal-binding protein: MDIDIRTIPQGHSELNQSTMLESVKEDLPPLSRAVKCRGYIDRNGSVLVVSFVAEAVLSLECARCLNRYDHSVEAQMRLIIRESTGKHGVAVDDEGVDFYYNVNEDLLDISPAIYDELMIAVPIKPLCRQDCKGVEVKVKKTEVNSADQENIDPRWEALRKLKHKN, translated from the coding sequence ATGGATATTGATATAAGGACAATACCGCAGGGGCATTCAGAGCTGAATCAGAGCACGATGCTCGAGTCGGTTAAAGAGGATCTTCCGCCACTCTCCCGGGCGGTAAAATGCAGGGGGTATATAGATAGAAACGGTTCTGTTTTGGTGGTGAGTTTTGTTGCTGAGGCTGTTTTGAGTCTTGAGTGTGCAAGATGTCTCAATCGGTATGATCACTCCGTTGAGGCCCAGATGAGGCTTATTATCAGGGAAAGCACCGGAAAACATGGCGTGGCAGTTGATGATGAGGGTGTGGATTTTTACTACAACGTGAATGAAGATCTGCTCGACATAAGTCCGGCAATCTATGATGAGTTGATGATTGCTGTGCCTATCAAGCCTCTTTGCAGGCAGGACTGCAAGGGTGTTGAGGTTAAAGTGAAAAAAACTGAGGTAAACTCAGCGGATCAGGAAAATATTGATCCACGCTGGGAAGCACTGAGGAAATTAAAGCATAAAAATTAA
- a CDS encoding Para-aminobenzoate synthase, aminase component yields the protein MELIGNLEKQSSTFIFLDTALPSAQNRYSYIFTSPEKVLKTENPDEVGEILTEIDNLRKRYWVAGYMAYESAGGLEQKTRHLFSSGEQMELLCFGVFSNPWIFDHLSGEWNKPLPAAPEHKLLDPVTPSGVTFSLSQPGYVSKIEKIKRYIESGDTYQVNFTFDVLVEQLEGSPFEMYLGLRQFQKVPFSAYYKTPSLSALSFSPELFFRTNRGKISVKPMKGTAPRGCFESQDRELKRALHNSPKDRSENIMIVDLLRNDLGRICITGSVHTSRLFEVETHRTVHQMTSTVEGRIARNSTPDLLRALFPCGSVTGAPKIRTMEIIDELETGTRGMYCGALGFFSPRGSGVFSVPIRTLQRKHNDRDWIYRVGSGIVWDSDERGEYEECRIKCRFLHQEQFSFDLFESMLYKDGKLLYQREHVQRLRKSARFLDFRYSPRDISATLLRIKEELLGENCCKVRIVLSADGEVRWDYEEILLLPNDTDAKLFLSQKRVDSSNRYLYHKTTPRPWYDEAVGKIRGGRCFDVIHLNERGEVTEGARSNLFVLKEGLLRTPPVECGLLNGVLRKKMVEKNRCSEQVLYQEDLINADALYCGNSVRGLVRVHLCLDATV from the coding sequence ATGGAGCTGATCGGAAATCTGGAAAAACAGTCCAGCACCTTTATCTTCCTTGACACTGCTCTGCCTTCAGCCCAAAACCGCTATTCATATATCTTCACTTCCCCTGAAAAAGTTTTAAAAACGGAAAACCCCGATGAGGTCGGGGAGATATTAACTGAGATTGATAACCTTCGGAAAAGGTACTGGGTTGCAGGGTATATGGCTTATGAGTCCGCTGGGGGGCTGGAGCAGAAAACAAGGCATCTTTTCAGCTCCGGTGAGCAGATGGAACTTCTCTGTTTTGGTGTTTTTTCAAACCCCTGGATTTTTGATCATCTTAGCGGTGAGTGGAATAAACCGCTGCCGGCAGCTCCTGAACATAAGCTGCTTGACCCTGTTACTCCTTCCGGTGTAACATTTTCGCTTTCTCAACCCGGGTATGTTTCAAAAATCGAAAAGATAAAAAGGTATATAGAGTCGGGGGACACCTATCAGGTAAATTTCACTTTTGATGTTTTGGTGGAACAGCTTGAAGGCAGCCCCTTTGAAATGTATCTTGGGCTGCGGCAGTTTCAGAAAGTTCCATTCAGTGCATATTACAAGACCCCGTCCCTTAGTGCACTTTCTTTTTCTCCCGAGCTTTTTTTCAGAACCAACAGGGGGAAAATCAGTGTCAAGCCGATGAAGGGAACTGCTCCAAGGGGGTGTTTTGAATCCCAGGACAGGGAGTTGAAAAGAGCTCTCCACAATAGCCCCAAGGACAGAAGTGAAAATATTATGATCGTTGATCTTCTGAGAAATGATCTGGGGAGAATATGTATTACCGGCTCGGTGCATACTTCCCGCCTTTTTGAGGTCGAAACACACCGGACCGTCCACCAGATGACTTCTACAGTTGAGGGTAGAATCGCCAGGAATAGCACGCCCGATCTTCTCAGAGCTCTGTTTCCGTGCGGTTCTGTGACCGGGGCTCCCAAAATCAGGACTATGGAAATTATAGATGAACTGGAAACAGGAACAAGGGGGATGTACTGTGGGGCACTTGGGTTTTTCTCCCCCCGCGGAAGCGGTGTGTTCAGTGTGCCGATCCGCACTCTTCAGAGAAAACACAACGACAGGGACTGGATTTACCGGGTTGGTAGTGGAATAGTCTGGGATTCTGATGAACGGGGTGAGTATGAAGAGTGCAGGATCAAGTGTCGCTTTTTACACCAGGAACAGTTCAGTTTTGATTTGTTTGAATCCATGTTGTACAAAGACGGAAAGTTGCTCTATCAAAGGGAGCATGTTCAGAGGCTCAGAAAATCGGCAAGGTTTCTGGATTTCAGGTATTCCCCCCGGGATATCTCAGCCACACTTTTGCGGATAAAAGAGGAACTTCTGGGGGAAAACTGCTGTAAGGTTAGAATCGTACTGAGTGCAGATGGGGAGGTTAGGTGGGATTATGAAGAGATTCTGCTTCTGCCCAATGACACAGATGCAAAGCTGTTTTTGTCCCAAAAGAGGGTAGATAGTTCGAACCGCTATCTTTATCATAAAACTACCCCAAGACCCTGGTACGATGAAGCTGTGGGGAAGATCCGTGGGGGGCGGTGCTTTGATGTGATTCATCTCAATGAGAGGGGAGAGGTAACTGAGGGGGCCAGGAGCAATCTGTTTGTGCTCAAAGAGGGGCTGTTGCGTACTCCTCCCGTTGAATGTGGGCTTTTAAACGGGGTTTTAAGGAAAAAAATGGTGGAAAAAAACAGATGCAGCGAGCAGGTTTTGTATCAGGAGGACCTGATTAATGCCGATGCGCTGTATTGTGGCAATTCGGTGAGAGGCCTTGTAAGAGTGCATCTGTGTTTGGATGCAACTGTTTGA
- a CDS encoding glycoside hydrolase, protein MAEKPAFSVDLPSQESDLKNLKSLFSTPKRQSQPWAIWTWNMSVNLPEMERQLNDLISKGFGGIAVRPGRDMSPAYTSEEFFDLFEQVLKIAQQNKVGIRLADDFSMPWNNVFETITNQSKKLRSQCLVKEKEIISKGEEEHVIELDCESEYIALVMGISNSVVALEEARQISVPKGQSEFVWKSAGEDQCLLLLRKSYAHNLTGGFIPNPLNTKTAQLYISNVLDVFHDRFSKYMPGTFEGFINEMPACKPGSSSIPWDDDLVVKYRAKYKKDLIKLLPAIFFQTNTPCNRIRTQVYAFIFGSMYEKFALPLENWAKKYRLSQWVFVPETGIPRTDEMLSDMYIPTETGLGAVGFQNINGAEENYALLRTMADTNTNEFRRETLTVIGRNSSGHGATVQSLKKEIDQSLLNGPSTIIMDGFFFNYDQRNYMKTPHNVGWYSTEWEYLRYVCDYSAHTQEILAEMQSCRQIAVLSPCTSILSQFSPEDSQTAHEGLAQFRAAVDQLMSLNADVDIITEELLLSCTVRQNGEFGTNDRIRKGNYSMLVLPYAPLISRSVLVFLEKLIAKQGSILFIGQKTEGTYLDGFCSSIQARIEKLLSSKKGFARVVEVNEIMEAVPEIKTDISVVSSSGKPCPDIHTSAYLNEGAKLYVISNRNADQEQMCTVEVAKEKNFTLIDCAARELRELSPEESDNSCSFDLIIAPNQTLFIASSSSNMIPQGYKQNDSYIDPFALPQRSYRMVMKDAWMFRAKSMNALPLANWTTRMGLSRETGGVIHYHESIFEVRSLPENCFLVTAGPNPDTNTAEVSVNGAKKETVALSPEDQNSPHVREIRKLFGEKAAVYDIAEVVVKGFNRVSFRMSSVMSEPQSILYPPLVMGHFAIAKGSQGWALDKESDAAGQDSWAKHGYPYLTGMGEYSQSFEIPNEYKKLILRFSKVSGTVYAKVNGRDFGAFHWQPMEVDITSACEPKRNELEIRVVNSLDNVLRMNGRPSGLMGEVFIDVY, encoded by the coding sequence TTGGCAGAAAAACCCGCTTTTTCTGTTGACCTTCCAAGTCAGGAGTCAGATTTGAAAAACTTAAAATCCCTTTTCTCTACCCCTAAGCGTCAATCCCAGCCCTGGGCAATCTGGACATGGAACATGTCCGTAAATCTGCCTGAGATGGAAAGGCAGCTTAATGACTTGATATCCAAAGGCTTTGGCGGAATCGCGGTTCGCCCCGGAAGAGACATGAGCCCGGCCTACACCTCTGAGGAGTTTTTTGATCTTTTCGAACAGGTGCTGAAAATTGCCCAGCAGAATAAAGTGGGAATACGTTTGGCTGATGATTTCTCCATGCCATGGAATAACGTTTTTGAGACTATTACAAATCAGTCCAAAAAGCTCAGATCCCAGTGCCTTGTAAAGGAAAAAGAGATAATTTCCAAAGGTGAGGAGGAGCATGTAATTGAGCTGGATTGTGAGAGTGAATATATTGCTTTGGTGATGGGAATTAGCAACTCGGTTGTTGCGCTCGAGGAAGCCAGGCAGATTTCGGTGCCTAAAGGACAATCTGAGTTTGTCTGGAAATCTGCAGGGGAAGATCAGTGTTTACTTCTTTTGCGCAAGTCATATGCACACAACCTCACGGGTGGTTTCATACCTAACCCTCTGAATACAAAAACCGCTCAGCTTTATATAAGTAATGTCCTGGATGTTTTCCACGACAGGTTCTCCAAGTATATGCCAGGCACCTTTGAGGGATTTATAAATGAGATGCCTGCATGCAAACCGGGAAGCAGTTCTATCCCCTGGGATGATGATCTGGTTGTAAAATACAGGGCTAAATACAAAAAAGATCTTATTAAGCTCTTACCGGCGATTTTCTTTCAGACCAACACCCCCTGTAACCGCATACGCACTCAGGTGTATGCCTTTATTTTCGGATCGATGTATGAAAAGTTTGCACTGCCGCTTGAAAACTGGGCTAAAAAGTACAGGCTCTCTCAGTGGGTGTTTGTTCCTGAGACAGGTATTCCACGCACCGATGAGATGCTCTCTGATATGTATATACCGACTGAAACGGGGCTTGGTGCTGTGGGGTTTCAGAACATTAATGGGGCAGAAGAGAATTATGCACTTCTCCGCACTATGGCTGATACCAACACAAATGAGTTCCGCAGAGAAACACTGACCGTTATCGGGCGAAACAGCTCCGGGCATGGAGCAACCGTGCAGAGTCTCAAAAAAGAGATTGACCAAAGCCTTCTCAATGGTCCGTCGACAATCATAATGGATGGATTTTTCTTCAATTACGATCAGCGTAATTATATGAAAACTCCTCATAATGTGGGCTGGTATTCCACAGAGTGGGAATACCTCAGGTATGTGTGTGATTACTCTGCTCACACTCAGGAGATTCTTGCAGAGATGCAGTCCTGCAGGCAGATTGCGGTTCTTTCACCCTGCACTTCGATACTCTCCCAGTTTTCACCTGAAGACAGTCAAACCGCACATGAGGGATTGGCGCAGTTCAGGGCAGCAGTAGATCAGCTTATGAGTCTCAATGCCGATGTCGACATCATTACCGAGGAACTTCTTCTTAGCTGCACTGTGCGTCAGAACGGAGAGTTTGGCACAAACGACAGGATAAGAAAGGGCAACTACTCTATGCTTGTTCTGCCCTATGCCCCCCTGATCTCAAGAAGTGTACTTGTATTTCTTGAAAAACTGATCGCAAAACAGGGTTCAATACTGTTCATTGGCCAAAAAACGGAAGGGACATACCTCGATGGGTTTTGTTCTTCTATTCAGGCGCGCATAGAGAAGCTGCTCTCTTCCAAAAAGGGTTTCGCCAGGGTTGTTGAGGTTAATGAGATCATGGAGGCTGTTCCTGAAATCAAAACCGATATCTCTGTTGTAAGCAGTAGTGGAAAACCATGTCCCGATATTCACACATCTGCTTATCTGAATGAGGGGGCAAAGCTTTATGTGATCAGTAACAGAAACGCCGATCAGGAGCAGATGTGTACTGTTGAGGTGGCCAAGGAGAAAAATTTCACTCTCATAGACTGCGCTGCCAGGGAGTTGCGGGAACTCAGCCCTGAGGAGTCGGATAATTCATGCAGTTTTGATCTTATCATTGCACCAAATCAAACGCTGTTTATCGCATCTTCATCAAGCAATATGATCCCTCAGGGGTACAAACAAAATGACTCCTATATCGACCCCTTTGCACTGCCACAGAGAAGTTACAGAATGGTCATGAAGGATGCCTGGATGTTTCGGGCAAAATCGATGAATGCTCTTCCGCTGGCAAACTGGACAACCCGTATGGGGCTGAGTCGTGAAACTGGAGGGGTGATTCACTATCATGAATCGATTTTTGAGGTCAGGAGTCTGCCTGAAAACTGCTTTTTGGTGACAGCCGGACCTAACCCAGATACCAATACCGCTGAGGTGAGTGTCAATGGGGCAAAAAAGGAGACGGTAGCACTGAGCCCGGAAGATCAAAACAGTCCGCATGTCAGGGAGATCAGAAAACTGTTTGGGGAGAAAGCTGCAGTTTACGATATTGCAGAAGTTGTGGTGAAAGGGTTTAACCGCGTATCGTTCAGGATGAGCAGTGTTATGAGTGAACCTCAGTCTATCCTCTATCCACCCCTTGTTATGGGACATTTTGCAATTGCCAAGGGAAGTCAGGGGTGGGCTCTGGATAAAGAATCAGATGCCGCAGGGCAGGATTCCTGGGCAAAACATGGTTACCCATATCTTACAGGTATGGGGGAATACTCTCAGTCTTTTGAAATTCCAAATGAGTACAAAAAGCTCATACTCAGATTCTCAAAGGTGTCGGGTACTGTGTATGCCAAAGTGAACGGTAGGGATTTCGGTGCATTTCACTGGCAGCCCATGGAGGTTGATATTACATCTGCATGCGAACCAAAGAGAAATGAGTTGGAAATCAGGGTCGTTAATTCGCTTGATAATGTGCTGAGAATGAATGGAAGACCCTCAGGGCTTATGGGTGAAGTTTTCATTGACGTGTATTGA